The proteins below come from a single Benincasa hispida cultivar B227 chromosome 4, ASM972705v1, whole genome shotgun sequence genomic window:
- the LOC120076872 gene encoding ABC transporter F family member 4-like, with protein MDWLGKSSKVEGKNELENLGIRFEPILFHPDLNEYELRIQIPGCPRNLIKLTYDKASGQLKLQGKKQKTEFVHQFPVPDDCLATGIYGRFRGDVLHIIMPRLLSEWPASEAAPSKQEDDRKSSSDQPPTKQVEENREKLPARVPEPSPSVQKSTDKSTEGGKSRDKLPARVTEPSPSDQKSTGRLTEGGGKDREKLPAKVLSLPPPSDQEMTEKLRQRDNELFPEISAPRPVVRELGGSVKELRENYQKKISKIAAPPPPPPPPTPRAAAPAPWNRITTKIGSRKEEEEDREPSSDQNKAKQGDVELEKSVVKSQNKEGELGQEVAKNMKIAMAEQGDDESEKSVVKSPKKESKSGQEVAKNAKIVTESKDKEESKEEKPSAGGKETLGLVAKVKETGKAAVAAAMKEENRPVVMIGAAVLALLVIGASLRSSSKKIKN; from the exons atggaTTGGTTGGGAAAAAGTTCAAAAGTAGAAGGCAAAAATGAGTTGGAAAATCTTGGCATAAGATTCGAACCCATCCTGTTTCATCCTGATCTTAATGAATATGAGTTGCGAATCCAAATCCCag GTTGCCCAAGGAATCTGATAAAGTTAACTTACGACAAGGCATCGGGACAGCTTAAGCTGCAGGGAAAGAAGCAGAAAACAGAATTCGTTCATCAATTTCCTGTTCCGGACGACTGCTTAGCCACCGGAATCTATGGCCGATTTCGAGGTGATGTTCTTCACATCATTATGCCCAGATTGCTCTCTGAATGGCCAGCTTCTGAAGCTGCCCCTTCAAAGCAAGAAGATGATCGAAAGTCTTCGTCTGATCAGCCACCGACGAAGCAGGTAGAGGAAAATCGCGAAAAATTGCCTGCTAGGGTTCCGGAACCATCGCCGTCCGTTCAGAAATCCACCGACAAATCGACGGAAGGAGGAAAAAGTCGCGATAAATTACCTGCTAGGGTTACGGAACCATCTCCGTCCGATCAGAAATCCACCGGCAGATTGACGGAAGGAGGAGGAAAAGATCGCGAGAAATTACCTGCAAAGGTTTTGTCATTGCCGCCGCCGTCTGATCAGGAAATGACGGAGAAACTGAGGCAAAGAGACAATGAACTATTCCCCGAAATCTCCGCTCCGCGACCGGTCGTTCGTGAATTGGGCGGCTCAGTCAAGGAACTCAGAGAAAATTACCAAAAGAAAATCTCTAAAATTGCCGCACCACCACCACCTCCTCCACCGCCAACGCCACGTGCCGCGGCTCCGGCGCCATGGAATCGGATAACGACTAAGATCGGttcaagaaaagaagaggaggaagatCGAGAGCCATCGTCTGATCAGAACAAGGCCAAACAGGGAGACGTTGAACTGGAAAAATCAGTCGTAAAATCTCAGAACAAAGAGGGCGAATTAGGGCAAGAAGTTGCTAAAAACATGAAAATCGCAATGGCCGAACAGGGAGACGATGAATCGGAGAAATCAGTCGTCAAATCTCCGAAGAAAGAGAGTAAATCCGGGCAAGAAGTTGCTAAAAACGCGAAAATAGTCACTGAATCGAAGGATAAAGAAGAAAGCAAGGAGGAAAAACCTAGCGCCGGCGGGAAGGAAACATTAGGACTGGTGGCCAAAGTGAAGGAGACCGGCAAGGCTGCGGTAGCGGCGGCGATGAAGGAAGAAAACCGGCCAGTGGTGATGATTGGGGCTGCTGTTTTAGCCCTTTTGGTAATTGGAGCTTCATTGAGGTCCTctagtaaaaaaattaaaaattaa